In Mustela lutreola isolate mMusLut2 chromosome 1, mMusLut2.pri, whole genome shotgun sequence, one genomic interval encodes:
- the PANX3 gene encoding pannexin-3 gives MSLAHAAAEYMLSDALLPDRRGPRLKGLRLELPLDRMVKFIAVGFPLLLMSLAFAQEFSAGPPIRCFSPSNFTIRQAAYVDSSCWDSLVHHEPDELGPHKMKSLWPHKALPYSLLALAVAMYLPVLLWQYAAAPALSSDLLFIISELDKSYNRSIRLVQHMLKIRQNSSDPHVFWDELEKARKERYFEFPLLERYLACKQRSHFLVAAYLLRNSLLLLFTSVIYLYLGHFHLDVFFQEEFSCSVKTGLLGDETHMPHLITCRLTSLSVLQIVSLSSLTIYTLLVPVIIYNLTRLCRWDKRLLSIYEMLPAFDLLSRKMLGCPINDLNVILLFLRANISELISFSWLSVLCVLKDMTTEKHNIDTVVDFMTLLAGLEPSKPKHLTHRIGDENP, from the exons ATGTCGCTCGCACACGCAGCTGCAGAATACATGCTGTCAGATGCCTTGCTGCCGGACCGCAGAGGCCCCCGCCTCAAAGGACTGCGCCTGGAACTTCCCCTGGACCGAATGGTCAAGTTCATAGCTGTGGGCTTCCCCTTGTTGCTGATGTCTCTGGCCTTCGCCCAAGAGTTCTCCGCCG GGCCTCCCATCCGCTGCTTCTCTCCCAGTAACTTCACCATCCGGCAGGCCGCCTACGTGGACAGTTCCTGCTGGGACTCACTCGTCCACCATGAACCGGACGAGCTTGGCCCGCACAAGATGAAGTCCCTGTGGCCTCACAAG GCCCTCCCCTACTCCCTGCTGGCCCTGGCGGTGGCCATGTACCTGCCGGTCCTGCTGTGGCAGTATGCGGCCGCGCCGGCCCTCAGCTCGGACCTGCTCTTCATCATCAGCGAACTGGACAAATCCTACAATCGCTCCATCCGCCTGGTCCAGCACATGCTGAAGATCCGGCAGAACAGCTCGGACCCCCACGTTTTCTGGGATGAGCTGGAGAA GGCTCGGAAAGAACGATACTTTGAATTCCCCTTGCTAGAGCGGTACCTGGCATGTAAGCAGCGCTCACATTTCCTAGTGGCTGCCTACCTGCTGAGGAACTCACTCTTGCTCCTCTTCACCTCAGTCATCTACCTGTACCTTGGCCACttccacctggatgtcttcttccaAGAGGAATTCAGCTGTTCCGTCAAGACAGGGCTGCTAGGTGATGAGACCCACATGCCCCATCTGATCACGTGCAGGCTGACCTCTCTGTCGGTCTTGCAAATTGTTAGTCTCTCCAGTTTAACAATATACACGCTGTTGGTTCCAGTGATAATATACAACCTCACACGACTGTGTCGGTGGGACAAACGACTCCTCTCCATCTACGAGATGCTCCCAGCTTTTGATCTCCTGAGCAGAAAGATGCTGGGATGCCCCATTAATGACCTCAATGTGATCCTTCTTTTCCTCCGAGCCAACATCTCTGAGCTCATCTCTTTTAGCTGGTTGAGTGTCTTATGTGTTTTGAAGGACATGACCACCGAGAAGCACAACATTGACACAGTGGTCGATTTCATGACATTATTGGCTGGCTTAGAACCCTCAAAACCTAAACATCTCACCCACAGAATAGGTGATGAAAACCCATAG